A single window of Narcine bancroftii isolate sNarBan1 chromosome 13, sNarBan1.hap1, whole genome shotgun sequence DNA harbors:
- the LOC138748046 gene encoding probable G-protein coupled receptor 146 has protein sequence MWSCIQANFGPNATLCGDGLCQDVGMILSFASVAYLIVCFPLGLVFNGLVLIVNLRHKVSINMSDVYFTNMALAGLILNLVALLQLLGPDHLLWPVWAFGQEVCMGSFILFNVAALVSIYSATLLSLDCFIEQALPRTYMSSVYKTKLVCSFVWGGATLASFSSLLFYICSKISDQDRDCSQLQAKELGDAIMFFTGFLVPAAGVGCALCLIWRKLQPPWRTQASRLGPSVQRLLLATVLVQFGLWLPYHLTLLASTAHFVTRAEGSSLLANRTHFLRGSCELLAYLSTCAVPLLYKYLQKTFDTRLKLVIQDVRCGINGRVCIQDGMRQQNILTISGTETLPE, from the coding sequence ATGTGGAGCTGCATTCAGGCTAACTTTGGCCCCAATGCCACGCTCTGTGGAGATGGCCTCTGCCAGGATGTTGGCATGATCCTATCCTTTGCCTCTGTGGCCTACCTCATCGTCTGCTTCCCCCTGGGCCTTGTCTTCAATGGCCTGGTCCTCATAGTCAACCTTCGCCACAAAGTGTCCATCAACATGTCTGATGTCTACTTCACCAACATGGCACTGGCTGGCCTGATCCTTAACCTTGTTGCCTTGCTCCAGCTTCTCGGACCCGACCATCTCCTGTGGCCAGTATGGGCCTTCGGCCAGGAAGTGTGCATGGGCTCCTTCATCCTCTTCAATGTGGCGGCCCTCGTGAGCATCTACTCTGCCACATTACTCAGCCTGGACTGCTTCATCGAGCAGGCCTTGCCCCGCACCTACATGTCCAGTGTCTACAAAACCAAGCTCGTTTGCAGTTTCGTCTGGGGAGGTGCCACACTGGCAAgcttctcctccctcctcttctacATCTGCAGCAAGATCTCTGACCAAGACCGCGACTGCTCCCAGCTCCAGGCCAAGGAGCTGGGCGACGCCATCATGTTCTTCACTGGGTTCCTGGTCCCCGCTGCGGGAGTGGGCTGCGCCCTCTGCCTGATCTGGCGCAAGCTCCAGCCACCGTGGCGGACGCAAGCCAGCCGGCTTGGGCCTTCGGTCCAGAGACTCCTTTTGGCCACAGTCCTGGTGCAGTTCGGCCTCTGGCTGCCCTACCATCTGACACTGCTGGCAAGCACTGCCCACTTTGTCACCAGGGCTGAGGGCAGCAGCCTCCTGGCCAACCGCACTCACTTCTTGAGGGGCTCCTGCGAGCTGCTGGCCTACCTGAGCACCTGTGCCGTGCCCCTGCTGTACAAATACCTGCAGAAGACCTTCGATACCAGGCTCAAACTGGTCATCCAGGATGTGAGATGCGGGATCAATGGTAGAGTGTGCATCCAGGATGGGATGCGCCAACAGAACATCCTTACCATCTCAGGGACAGAAACCTTGCCAGAATGA